The Pseudomonas sp. LFM046 region CGGCCGAACCCGCCAAGCCTTGGTAGTGGCTCAGTTCCGACTGAATGGATTTGTCCCTGTCAGCGGCCGTCGTCGAAGGCGGCGCGTAAGCTCAGGCGTGAGGTGGTCCGTGGAAACGGACGCGGGGGGCGGCACAGGTCGATGGGCCGTTCGGCCCACCGGGCGAGACTGAATCGATGCTCATTGCGGTGTTCTCCCTAGCACTCTTGTGGCCGGCGCCGCAGCTGCGTCCCTCAACGCCCCTGCGTGCCAAATAACAGTCATGCTCGTTCACACCCTGACTAAAGTTCCGGGCCCATGCACTGTCAATAAACTGTCGCAATGTATTTCCATATGTAAAATGCAATTAAGCTATTGAATTAACTGGATTAAATGCAAAAACCACCTCCCTTGAATCGCACGGCAGGCCATAGCACCCTTCCAGCACACCTGGCACGCCTGTTCGGACACAGCTGAAAGCACCGTCCTAGAGCGGCTGAAGCCCATCTCCCCACTCATCAGCGGAATACAACCGTTGACGCTAATGGGAAATCCATGCATTTCGGCGGCACCTTTCTTGCTTGGAATCTGACGTGGCGCGGCAATGCGCGGTCCGCGACCCGAACCGGCCGAAATCCAGACAGTGATCGATTCCCGGGAAGGTTCTGCAGGCAGCAAAAAGGGGTGAAGCGCCAGGCGCTCCACCCCTTTTTTCGTTACCGCAGACTACTGGCGGCGCCTCCTCAGGTCGCCAGGATGAAGTCCGCCTGAGTCACGGTGGTGGCATCGGCCACACCCACCAGAACGATATGGTTCGCGCCGATGGTGACCTGAGTGTTCGCTCCCTGGTCGACGATGCTGACGCTGGCAACAAAGTTGGCGGCGGTGATCCCCAAGCCGGAGATGTCCATCAGGTCCTGACCGCCTGCGGGGTTGGCATCGAACCCCGCTATACGGTCGAGACCGAATCCGGCCGCCGCGAATCGGAATACATCGTTACCCAGTCCTCCGTTCATGACGTCGTTGCCGGCACCCCCTTCCAGGTGGTCGTTTCCGGCGCCACCGTTCAGAGTGTCGTTCCCAGCTCCGCCGTTCAGGGTGTCGTTGCCCACCCCCCCTGTGAGGGTATTGGCCAGCCCGTTGCCGGTGCCGTTGAAGTTGCCACTGCCTCCGTAGTTCAGGTTCTCCAGGTTGGCGCCCAGGGTGTAGCTCGCCAGCGAGGTCCAGACCGTATCCGTACCCGCACCGGCCAACTCGACCACCACATCGCCCGCATCGGTGACCTCGTAGGTATCGTTCCCCGCACCACCGCGCATGGTGTCCGCGCCGCCCTTGCCCATCAGCACGTCGTTACCCTTCCCACCGCCCATCTGGTTGTCCAACGCGTTGCCAGTGCCGGTGAAATTACCGGTGCCGCCGTAGTTCAGGTTCTCCAGGTTGGCGCCTAGCGTGTAGTTCGCCAGCGAGGTCCAGACCGTATCCGTACCCGCACCGGCCGACTCGACCACCACATCGCCCGCATCGGTGACCTCGTAGGTATCGTTCCCCGCACCACCGCTCATGGTGTCCGCACCGCCCTTGCCCATCAGCACGTCGTTACCCACGCCCCCGCTCATATGGTTGGCCAGCGCGTTGCCAGTGCCGGTGAAGTTACCGGTGCCGCCGTAGCTCAGGTTCTCCAGGTTGGCGCCCAGGGTGTAGCTCGCCAGCGAGGTCCAGACCGTGTCCGTACCCGCACCACCCGACTCGACCACCACATCGCCCGCCTCGGTGACCTCGTAGGTATCGTTCCCCGCACCACCGCGCATGGTGTCCGCACCGCCCTTGCCCATCAGCACGTCGTCACCCACACCGCCCACCAACAGGTTGGCCAGCGCGTTGCCAGTACCCACGAAGTTGCCGGTGCCATCGTAGAGCAGGTTCTCGACGTTGGCGCCCAGGGTGTAGCTCCCCAGCGAGGTCCGGACCGTATCCGTACCGCCGCCAGCCAGCTCGACCACCACGTCCCCAGCCTCGCGCACGTCATAGGTATCGTTGCCCGCACCACCGGTCATCACGTCGTTGCCCGCCCCCCCGATCAGCGTGTCATTCCCGCCATCACCGTTGAGGATGTCGTTGCCGGCCAGGCCGTTGAGGATGTCGCTGCCAGCGCCGCCATTGGCAATGTCATCCCCTGCGGTGCCGAGGAAGTTGTCCACCCCGGGGCCACCGTTGAACAGGTCGCCGACCACCCCCGTGGACGCAGAGATGACCTGTTCGAGCGTGCCGAGATCATCGACGTAGCTCACCACCACCCGCATCAGCTGACCGACCTGTGCCTGGGTGGGCGTGAAGGCCGGGCCCGTCGCGCCAGCGATATTAGTGAAGACCGCCCCCGTCCCGGCCTGCCACTGGAAGCTGAATACCGAGGTCGTGGTGCCATTGGCATCGGTAAACGCATTGGTCGCCGTCAGCGCCGAGCCTTCCGTCGGCGTCGTATCACTGATCAGCACGGTTCCGACGGGTAGCACGTTCACGGTGCCCGTACCGGCCGCTGTAATCGGTGCGGTCGGTGCCGAGAACACCTCTTCCAAAACGCCGTTCTGGTCCTTGTAGACCGCCCGTACGCGCAGGGCGAGACCCGTCGCCACCACCAGCTCCGGCACAGCCGGTACGGCACCGATGAGTGTGGCCGGCGGGGCGACCCTGAGTTCCGAGCCCACCACGGCCGTGGTGCCTTCCGCCCGCGCGACCTCACCGGCGGCGAAGAAGGTGATGTCTTCAAACACCCCGGACCCCGGACGCGCCTCGAACTGCCAGAAGTAGCTGATCGGTCCGGTGATCGCGCCGCCGGTGGCGGTATTGTCGGGGTCGGTAATCCCAGCGGCCGATACCGTCAGCAGCTGGTCGACCGCCGGGGTGGTATCGTCTATCGTCAACGCGCCGACCGGCGCCGCGTTCACACCGCCGAGCACGACCGCCTGATCGGCGAACTGCAGCCGCTCGATATTGGTGAGGGTGTCGGTGCCGTCCCTGCCGGCGACGCTGTCGACGACCGTGAAGGTGCCGTTGGCATTCTGGGTAACGCTGTAGTCGGCCAGGTTGCCGGAGAAGAGCGCCGTGTCGAAGTTGGGGCCGGCGGCCGTCAGGATTTCACGGACGATCTTCAGCTGCCCAGGGTTGTAGGTGCCGTTCAGCATCAGCGGGGCCAGCGCCGTCATGTTGGCGAAGCTGGCGATTTCCGGGCCTGTGCCATCGATATTCTGCCGCACGCTGATGCGCACGTTCAGCCACTTGTCGCCGTCGATCAGGTCGTCGCCGCCACGGCCCTCGATGATGTCGCTGCCCGCACCACCCAGGATGATGTTGCCGCCGTCGAAGCGATCGTCTGCGGTCCCCAGGATGCCATCGGCGCCGGCTCCCGCCGCGCCCACGAAATCTCGCAGACCACTGATGAGGTCGAAGTTGGTGAGGATGCTGCCCTTGGCGCCGGCCACGGCGAGCAGGCCCGCGGTCGAGTCATCGCCGCTCAGGAAGTCCGCATGGGACGATCCAGACAGCCCTTCCACCAGGTCAAGCCGCGCCAGGATCGACGCCGTGGAACCGGGCACTTGCGGCTGGTCGAAGAAACGCAGCCTGGAGTTGAGGCCGATGGTCACACCGGCCGGGTCGTCCTTGTAGGTTGCCCAGTCGTAGCCGGAGAACCCGATGAAACGGTCCGCCTCGCTGGGGCTGCCGACCATGATGTCGTCGCCGCCTTCACCGTCGAAGTTGTCCGGCCCGCCATCCCCCATGAAGACGTCGTTGCCATTGATCGGGTCGTTGCCGAACGCGTCGAAGTTGTCGCCGGCAACACCGTCGGCGGAACCGCCCTGGATCCAGTCGTCCCCTTCCCCGCCCCTGGCGAATTCGTTCGCCTTGCTGCCGAGGATGAAGTCGTTGCCCAGCCCGCCGCTGGAGTCGGCCGCATCTTCACCGGTAATGATGAAGTCCTGGCCGGCCTGGCCGAGGATCAGGTTGAGCCCGTTGCCGCCCTGGATGACGTCGTTGCCGTCCTCGCCATGGATGACGTCGTCGCCGCCGATGTCGGTGATGATGTCGTCGCCGGTGCCGCCGAACAGCTGGTCGTTGCCGTAGCCGCCATCGATCCGGTCATTGCCGCCATCGCCGTAGACCGTGTCGTCGTCCGAATCACCGGCAATGATGATGTCATTGTTGGCCGTACCGCCAAGCACCACCGTGTCCGCGCCCGTGTAGTGCAGGTAGTTCGTATCCAGCCCCGGAGTCGCCGGGTTGTCGCGAATCACCAGCGGTGTGAGGAAATCGGAGCGCGGCGAACCGATGGGATGGTTCGATGGACCGGTGGGGTCTGCGGTGACGGGCAGGTCGTCGGCCGTACCGACGATGCCGTCGGGGCCGGCCACCACGCTCGGGTTGTATTGGTGCACCTGGTCGACCTCGAGGATGTAGGCCGGCGTCAGGAAGACCCGTGCCGGAAGGTGCGTGGCATCGGTATTGGTCATGACCAGGTTGGCGAAGGTGTTGTTCTCCAGTTCCGCGCCAAAGTCCATCGAGGCGGTGCGCTCCAGATAGTAGAAGCGGTCGCCGTTCTGGAGTTTCTCCATCTGGTTCTCGAACACGAAGTTGAAGGTCGAGCCCAGCATCCCGCCGAACGGCATCTTCTCCTCGGCCAACCCGCCGATCCAGAAATCGACGTTATCCAGGCCGGTGATGGTGACGTCGTCCGCCGTGTGCAGGACGCCGTCCGCGCCGGCATTGCTGGCCCAAACCCCTGTGCTGTTCAGGAAGTCCACGCGATCCGCCGGTGCCGTGGCGCCACCCAACACAATGGCGGCGGCCGCGGCACGCTTGTCCGCCAGGGTCGTGGCGCCGGTGATGGTGTCGTGCGTGCCGTAGGCGGCGATGAAGTTGATCAGCGATTCCGGGTGCTTCATATGCTGCACGAAATCCGCCCAGCTCGAGTACGGCTTGAGCTCCGCGTCGCCGGTGGCGCTGTAGAACTCCCGCCGGGCCGCGTTCAGCGACGGAATGCCGGTATCGCGACCGCGCGCCAGGTTGATGGAGGCCAGGTCCAGTGGCAGTCCGAGCAGGTTGTTGCGCAGGGCTTCGGTGACGAACTCATCGATCTCGTTGCCCACCTGGCGGGTCACCCCGCGCACGATGGCACCGGCCGCTTGTTCCGGAGTGGGGCCACTGCCGGCGAATTCCAGCGGATTGAGGAAGGCCTGGATCAGCCCGATGTCGCTCGAGGCGAAGTTCGGGTCCAGACGGTCGACCTGCTCCAGCAGCATCGAGTGCCCGAAGCGATACACCGTGTGCGCGAACTCGGCGACGATCGACGGATCGAGGTTGACGTCATACACCTGGGTCGGTGCGAAAAACGGGTCGACCATCGGCTGGATGGTCCGCGCGAACTCCTCGAACACCAGGTGCTGGTACTGCATCTCGGTGCCGAACTTGGCCGCCTGGAACAGCCGCTCGCCATTCCAGTCGAGGGTCGAGGTATCGGCTGGAAGGGTCGTGACCGGGGTCAGCAGCCACTGGTTCAGGAACGACAGGTCACCGCTTGCCGCAGTCGCCAGGACCACCTCTTTGGTGTGGTCGACCAGGCGGTTGTGCTCATGGTGGAAGATCGAGTGGACGGTGGTCAGGCCGATGTTCTCGTTGACCCGACCGTCGCCGGCGATGTAGTGCGCGTCCAGCAGTTCGTTGTCGTAGAAGCCCGGCGCCGGTGTACCGCCGGCAACCGTGTCGGCATCGGGCAGCAGCGCGGCGCCGGTTTGCTCATTGATCGGAACGGCGGTATGGGCGATGTCGTTGAGGAAGGCATGACCGGTGCGCACGGCATTGGTCAGGTCGACCGGCGCCAGCGGGTTGCCTTCCACCAGCACATCGTCAGCGGTCCCGGCAATGCCATCCGGCCCCACCATCACCACCTGCGGGAATCCGTTCGGGCCCTTGATGAAATTGCCGTAGGCGTCAGTGGCCAGCAGCGGCACATTGTTGAAGTCGGCATCGGTCAGGTTGATGCCGAGGATGTCATGGGCCTGCGCCTTGACCACCTTCCAGGTCGCCATGCCGCCAATTTCCACATCGTCGGCGGTACCGAAGTGGCCGTCGGCGCCCAGGTCGCGGTTGGTGATCAACTTGCCAGTGGCCACCGGGTCACCGGCAGCATTGAGCACGTAGGCACGCAGGAACACCTGGTGCGACGGATGGGAGCTGTACGTCTGGTTCTGATCCACGAACGGTGAGGTGGTGTTGGTGTTCTCGTGGATGTCGTCGGCCGTGCCAAGCACACCGTCCGGGCCAGGCAGGTTGGTCGCCCGCGTCAGCACCATGAAGTTGGTCGGGCTGCCCGGTACGAACAGTGGATCGTCCGGCTGCAGCGGGATGAACACGGTGCCGCTGCCCCCCTTGGTCACCAGGTCCAGACCATGGTCGAAGAACTGGCCGAAGAAGGTCATCCACTGGTTGAACGGCGCGGTCAGGCCCGCATCGGGGCTCACGTTCGGATTGAAGAAGGTCTGGAACGTCGTGCCATCGGTACGGGTTCCGGTGACCACTTGGGCACCGACCTTCAACACGTCGTCAGCCGTACCGAGGATGCCATCCAGGCCAGGATCGAAAGTGGCCGCGACCGCTGCCGGGTTGCTGGCGGTCTGATCGACGATCAGGTTGCTGATGGTGCGCGGCTGCGAATCGATCACCAGGCCGCTGGTCTGGGTGTAACTGGTGCCCGCGTCAGCCGCCCTGAAATTCGGCGTGGTCAGGCGCGGGAAGACCGTATCGGCCGCGCCAAACTCGGTCTGAGACTGAAGCACGTTGTTTTCCGTGCCCAGTACGGTGCGCAACCCGAAGGGCACCCGGACGTTCGGCAGCAGCGACTGCAGATTCTCACCCGCGGCGTTGCGCTCCGCGATCACGATCTGATCGAGGATGAAGGCAAGGTCCGATTGCGTGTAATGCACGCCGGTACTGGGTGCCGTGGTTTGGGGATCGATCAGCGAAGGCGTCGGCGCGGCAGCCGGAGCACCGGCCACAACCGCCGTGGTCGGAGCCGAGAACACCTGCTCGGCCACGCCGTGGTCGTCGACATAGATCGCCTTGACCCGGATGACCAGGCCGGCCAGATCCGGTGTCACGACCAGGGTCGGCGAATCCGCCCGCTCGAAGCCTACGCCGATGCGCCCCGGTCCGACGATGATGTCTTCGAAGACGCCCGAACCGGCCGCCGCCTCCACCTGCCACACGTAACTGATGGAGTTGTGGATGACGCCACCTGCATTGTCGCCATCACGAATGGCCGCCGCCGACGCGGTCAGCGTCTGGCCAACGGTCGGGGCGGTGTTGCTGATGGTCAGCGCGCCCACCGGCTCGGCATTGAGACCGGCCACGAGGACCACGGCCTGATCGGAGAACTGCAGGCGCTCGATATGGGTCAGGCGATCGGTCTCTTCCTGGCCGACATTGTCGGTGACGGTCACGATGTCATTGGCGCCGATATTCAGCGGGACGGTGGGGTCTATTTCCACCCCGTTGACCGCGATGCTGTAGTTGGCCAGCGGACCGAGGAAGTTGGCGGTGTCGAAGCCGCCCTGCCCCGGCAGGATCTCCCGCGTGGCGACCAGTTGGCCGGGGTTGTAGGTGCCGTTCAGCATGAGCGGAATCAGCGGCACCATGCTGTCGAAGCTGGCAATCTCCGGCCCGGTGCCGTCCAGGTTCTGGTGCACGCTGATGCGGACATTCAGCCACTTGTCGCCGTCGATGACGTCGCTGCCGCCACGGCCTTCGATGATGTCGCTGCCATCGCCGCCCAGGATGATGTTGCCCGCACCGAATTGGTCATCCGCCGTGCCCAGGATGCCGTCCGGGCCGGCCGCCGCCTCGCCGAGCAGGTCACGTAACCCGCTGATGAGGTCGAAGTTGGTGA contains the following coding sequences:
- a CDS encoding peroxidase family protein, whose amino-acid sequence is MASFIKSDLEFILEQIFIAERNAAGESLLDILPNVEVPFGLRTVSGIYNNLTFGQIQFGAADNVFPRLTDPVFITAQVQPVGFFGPADPGGTTPTSYLQTSGPVFDSQPRTISNLIVDQTANNPAAVAAAAANPGSQVVTSPGLDGLFGTADDKTVFQIPNITPDAGLTAPFNQWMTFFGQFFDHGLDLVTKGGSGTIFIPLQPDDPLFVPGSPTNFMVLTRATNLPGPDGILGTADDIHAQSNTTSPFVDQNQTYSSHPSHQVFLRAYEIGPDGHPHATGKLIVNRDLGADGHFGTADDTVIGGMATWAVVKAQARDILGINLTDANVFDVPLLATDAYGNFIKGPNGFPQVVMKGPDGLAGTADDVLVEGNPLAPIDLTNAVGTGHQFLIDIAHSADPTGGLVADADNVIGGVQAPGTYDNELLDKHYMAGDGRVNENIGLTTVHAIFHSEHNRLIDQTKSTVLASNDLAFLNEWLLTPVTALPVTQADIDALQWNGERLFQAGKFGTEMQYQHLVFEEFARTIQPQVDVFLAPMGNDTTIDASIVAEFAHTVYRFGHSMLLENIDRFDPNFNPVVADPMHPTNDQQIGLIAAFLNPLAYAASGPTPEEATGAIVRGVTRQVGNEIDEFVTEALRNNLVGLPLDLAALNLARGRDTGIPSLNAARREFYHMTGDSQLTPYTSWADYVMHMKHPESLINFIAAYGTHSTITSATTLADKRAAAAAIVLGGAGAPADRLDFLHSTGAWASQAGADGILHTADDVTITGLDSVDFWIGGLAEEKMPFGGLLGSSFNFVFETQLENLQNGDRFYYLARTAGLNFGTELENNSFSNLVMLNSDATHLSANIFLTPAFTLEVDPTHQFNPSVVAGPDGIVGTADDLPATADPFGPSVHPIGSPRTDFITPLVIRDNPDTVGPDTNYLHYTGADTVVLGGTAGDDIIISGDSDDDTVYGDAGNDRLDGGYGNDNLFGGAGDDIITDMGGDDTIRGEDGNDVIQAGNSTIAGNNLVLGGAGKDFVITTEDITMTFGGAGDDFILGATVNLAPTGNEGDDWIEGGTQDGAPGDNMSPTLTDDVPGNDIFVGKGGFDEMIGEGGDDISVGSDAQDKFDGMSGFDWTTYKNDKYGVTVDMVVPFFSPYHPMVNADDAIVGAFAQSADAVYDRFAEVEGLSGSAFGDFLRGDEQNAAIIANITARGSILTNFDLISGLRDLLGEAAAGPDGILGTADDQFGAGNIILGGDGSDIIEGRGGSDVIDGDKWLNVRISVHQNLDGTGPEIASFDSMVPLIPLMLNGTYNPGQLVATREILPGQGGFDTANFLGPLANYSIAVNGVEIDPTVPLNIGANDIVTVTDNVGQEETDRLTHIERLQFSDQAVVLVAGLNAEPVGALTISNTAPTVGQTLTASAAAIRDGDNAGGVIHNSISYVWQVEAAAGSGVFEDIIVGPGRIGVGFERADSPTLVVTPDLAGLVIRVKAIYVDDHGVAEQVFSAPTTAVVAGAPAAAPTPSLIDPQTTAPSTGVHYTQSDLAFILDQIVIAERNAAGENLQSLLPNVRVPFGLRTVLGTENNVLQSQTEFGAADTVFPRLTTPNFRAADAGTSYTQTSGLVIDSQPRTISNLIVDQTASNPAAVAATFDPGLDGILGTADDVLKVGAQVVTGTRTDGTTFQTFFNPNVSPDAGLTAPFNQWMTFFGQFFDHGLDLVTKGGSGTVFIPLQPDDPLFVPGSPTNFMVLTRATNLPGPDGVLGTADDIHENTNTTSPFVDQNQTYSSHPSHQVFLRAYVLNAAGDPVATGKLITNRDLGADGHFGTADDVEIGGMATWKVVKAQAHDILGINLTDADFNNVPLLATDAYGNFIKGPNGFPQVVMVGPDGIAGTADDVLVEGNPLAPVDLTNAVRTGHAFLNDIAHTAVPINEQTGAALLPDADTVAGGTPAPGFYDNELLDAHYIAGDGRVNENIGLTTVHSIFHHEHNRLVDHTKEVVLATAASGDLSFLNQWLLTPVTTLPADTSTLDWNGERLFQAAKFGTEMQYQHLVFEEFARTIQPMVDPFFAPTQVYDVNLDPSIVAEFAHTVYRFGHSMLLEQVDRLDPNFASSDIGLIQAFLNPLEFAGSGPTPEQAAGAIVRGVTRQVGNEIDEFVTEALRNNLLGLPLDLASINLARGRDTGIPSLNAARREFYSATGDAELKPYSSWADFVQHMKHPESLINFIAAYGTHDTITGATTLADKRAAAAAIVLGGATAPADRVDFLNSTGVWASNAGADGVLHTADDVTITGLDNVDFWIGGLAEEKMPFGGMLGSTFNFVFENQMEKLQNGDRFYYLERTASMDFGAELENNTFANLVMTNTDATHLPARVFLTPAYILEVDQVHQYNPSVVAGPDGIVGTADDLPVTADPTGPSNHPIGSPRSDFLTPLVIRDNPATPGLDTNYLHYTGADTVVLGGTANNDIIIAGDSDDDTVYGDGGNDRIDGGYGNDQLFGGTGDDIITDIGGDDVIHGEDGNDVIQGGNGLNLILGQAGQDFIITGEDAADSSGGLGNDFILGSKANEFARGGEGDDWIQGGSADGVAGDNFDAFGNDPINGNDVFMGDGGPDNFDGEGGDDIMVGSPSEADRFIGFSGYDWATYKDDPAGVTIGLNSRLRFFDQPQVPGSTASILARLDLVEGLSGSSHADFLSGDDSTAGLLAVAGAKGSILTNFDLISGLRDFVGAAGAGADGILGTADDRFDGGNIILGGAGSDIIEGRGGDDLIDGDKWLNVRISVRQNIDGTGPEIASFANMTALAPLMLNGTYNPGQLKIVREILTAAGPNFDTALFSGNLADYSVTQNANGTFTVVDSVAGRDGTDTLTNIERLQFADQAVVLGGVNAAPVGALTIDDTTPAVDQLLTVSAAGITDPDNTATGGAITGPISYFWQFEARPGSGVFEDITFFAAGEVARAEGTTAVVGSELRVAPPATLIGAVPAVPELVVATGLALRVRAVYKDQNGVLEEVFSAPTAPITAAGTGTVNVLPVGTVLISDTTPTEGSALTATNAFTDANGTTTSVFSFQWQAGTGAVFTNIAGATGPAFTPTQAQVGQLMRVVVSYVDDLGTLEQVISASTGVVGDLFNGGPGVDNFLGTAGDDIANGGAGSDILNGLAGNDILNGDGGNDTLIGGAGNDVMTGGAGNDTYDVREAGDVVVELAGGGTDTVRTSLGSYTLGANVENLLYDGTGNFVGTGNALANLLVGGVGDDVLMGKGGADTMRGGAGNDTYEVTEAGDVVVESGGAGTDTVWTSLASYTLGANLENLSYGGTGNFTGTGNALANHMSGGVGNDVLMGKGGADTMSGGAGNDTYEVTDAGDVVVESAGAGTDTVWTSLANYTLGANLENLNYGGTGNFTGTGNALDNQMGGGKGNDVLMGKGGADTMRGGAGNDTYEVTDAGDVVVELAGAGTDTVWTSLASYTLGANLENLNYGGSGNFNGTGNGLANTLTGGVGNDTLNGGAGNDTLNGGAGNDHLEGGAGNDVMNGGLGNDVFRFAAAGFGLDRIAGFDANPAGGQDLMDISGLGITAANFVASVSIVDQGANTQVTIGANHIVLVGVADATTVTQADFILAT